Proteins from a genomic interval of Nocardioides jishulii:
- a CDS encoding PspC domain-containing protein, translated as MDQTTDPTPGQPGAAGADAAPGGPMPQDGPHVDWEHVKDVNRMHRPADRMVAGVASGLARHFNLDPLVLRVAFGVLALFGGAGILLYAALWLLLPEDGRTDATIPLDERNRSVALAVVAALACLALVGDSWGLYWFPWPLAVVAVVGWFLYSRRAPHQRAATPPPGTPGGMAYAAGAPADPTPAPAQAAPARAPVAASPGAPGAPPTGPGPTTYAWTPTPPPAPRPPLARPRDPRRRGPVLFWFTLALVALAMGVLGTVDLAGVAVPASAYPALAMTICAAMLVLGAFWGRAGGIIALGLVAAVATAGALTAERWDDQAGREVNAPTAASEVRDHYDFRRGELRLDLTDVTDLEALDGRDVLVEAGAGRIVLVLPEELRVDLRAEVGGPGAIMLPDGQERGGIAVSTQTSVGPDEGPRMEITAELGVGEIEVVQR; from the coding sequence ATGGACCAGACGACAGACCCGACTCCCGGGCAGCCCGGCGCCGCCGGAGCCGACGCAGCACCCGGTGGCCCCATGCCGCAGGACGGCCCCCACGTGGACTGGGAGCACGTCAAGGACGTGAACCGCATGCACCGACCGGCCGACCGCATGGTCGCCGGTGTGGCCTCAGGCCTGGCTCGTCACTTCAACCTCGATCCGCTCGTGCTGCGGGTGGCCTTCGGCGTGCTGGCGCTCTTCGGCGGCGCCGGGATCCTGCTCTACGCGGCGTTGTGGCTGCTCCTGCCCGAGGACGGAAGGACGGACGCCACCATCCCCCTCGACGAGCGGAACCGCAGCGTCGCCCTGGCCGTCGTCGCCGCCCTGGCCTGCCTGGCGCTCGTGGGTGACTCGTGGGGCCTCTACTGGTTCCCGTGGCCGCTCGCGGTGGTCGCGGTCGTCGGCTGGTTCCTCTACTCGCGCCGCGCACCGCACCAACGAGCCGCCACCCCACCGCCCGGCACGCCGGGAGGCATGGCGTACGCCGCTGGGGCCCCGGCGGACCCGACTCCGGCACCGGCTCAGGCCGCACCGGCGCGGGCACCGGTCGCAGCATCGCCAGGTGCACCGGGAGCGCCCCCGACGGGGCCGGGCCCCACAACGTACGCGTGGACTCCCACGCCCCCACCCGCCCCGCGGCCCCCGCTGGCCCGTCCGCGCGACCCACGACGGCGTGGTCCGGTGCTCTTCTGGTTCACGCTCGCCCTGGTCGCGCTGGCGATGGGCGTGCTAGGCACCGTCGACCTGGCTGGCGTGGCCGTGCCCGCCAGCGCCTACCCGGCGTTGGCGATGACGATCTGCGCGGCGATGCTCGTCCTCGGCGCCTTCTGGGGCCGGGCCGGGGGCATCATCGCCCTCGGGCTGGTCGCTGCGGTCGCCACCGCGGGCGCCCTGACCGCGGAGCGCTGGGACGACCAGGCCGGTCGCGAGGTCAACGCGCCCACGGCGGCCAGCGAGGTCCGTGACCACTACGACTTCCGTCGCGGCGAGCTGAGGCTCGACCTCACCGACGTCACCGACCTCGAGGCCCTGGACGGTCGCGACGTCCTCGTCGAGGCGGGGGCGGGCCGCATCGTGCTCGTGCTGCCCGAGGAGCTGCGCGTCGACCTGCGCGCCGAGGTCGGCGGTCCGGGCGCCATCATGCTCCCGGACGGGCAGGAGCGCGGCGGCATCGCCGTCAGCACCCAGACCTCGGTCGGCCCCGACGAGGGCCCACGCATGGAGATCACCGCCGAGCTCGGCGTGGGCGAGATCGAGGTGGTGCAGCGATGA
- a CDS encoding LLM class F420-dependent oxidoreductase yields MKLATMLMYDGNPRSAADTVSSYEKAGLDTVWVAEAYGFDSPTLMGYLAAKTETIEIGSAILNIYSRTPGALLQTAAGLDNVSGGRAILGLGASGPQVIEGFHGVPYRKPLARTAEIIDLVRRGLKREVLTNDGEFQLPLTKERGAVTGLGKPLKLLTRPERDTIPIYIAALGAKSVEQAATIADGWIPHLFHPGKADLVWGDALAAGAAKRQEGLAPLEIVANVMVAIGDGPETKQMLDFARPLFALYVGGMGAKGKNFYNDIAKAYGYEKEAEEIQELYLSGKKREAEAAVPLEWLEAANLVGPESYVKERIAAFREAGVTNLSVTPATADPVATIEQMKGLVS; encoded by the coding sequence GTGAAGCTCGCCACCATGCTCATGTACGACGGCAATCCCCGCAGCGCGGCGGACACCGTCAGCTCCTACGAGAAGGCCGGTCTCGACACGGTCTGGGTGGCCGAGGCCTACGGCTTCGACTCCCCCACCCTGATGGGCTACCTGGCCGCGAAGACCGAGACCATCGAGATCGGCTCGGCCATCCTCAACATCTACTCGCGTACGCCCGGTGCCCTGCTGCAGACCGCCGCCGGCCTCGACAACGTCTCCGGGGGTCGTGCGATCCTGGGCCTCGGCGCCTCCGGCCCGCAGGTCATCGAGGGCTTCCACGGCGTGCCCTACCGCAAGCCGCTGGCCCGCACGGCCGAGATCATCGACCTCGTCCGCCGCGGACTCAAGCGCGAGGTGCTCACCAACGACGGCGAGTTCCAGCTGCCGCTGACCAAGGAGCGCGGCGCCGTCACCGGGCTGGGCAAGCCACTGAAGCTGCTCACCCGCCCCGAGCGCGACACCATCCCGATCTACATCGCTGCCCTCGGCGCCAAGAGCGTCGAGCAGGCCGCCACCATTGCCGACGGCTGGATCCCCCACCTCTTCCACCCCGGCAAGGCCGATCTCGTCTGGGGCGACGCCCTGGCCGCCGGCGCGGCGAAGCGCCAGGAGGGTCTGGCGCCGCTGGAGATCGTCGCCAACGTGATGGTCGCCATCGGCGACGGCCCGGAGACGAAGCAGATGCTCGACTTCGCGCGTCCGCTCTTCGCCCTCTACGTCGGCGGCATGGGCGCCAAGGGCAAGAACTTCTACAACGACATCGCCAAGGCCTACGGCTACGAGAAGGAGGCCGAGGAGATCCAGGAGCTCTACCTCTCGGGCAAGAAGCGCGAGGCCGAGGCCGCCGTGCCGCTGGAGTGGCTCGAGGCCGCCAACCTCGTCGGCCCGGAGTCCTACGTCAAGGAGCGCATCGCCGCCTTCCGGGAGGCCGGCGTGACCAACCTGTCGGTCACCCCCGCCACCGCCGACCCGGTGGCCACGATCGAGCAGATGAAGGGGCTCGTCTCCTGA
- a CDS encoding AMP-dependent synthetase/ligase, which yields MTDVLTERARVERILGGHTLVDHLASTASQFPDEPAYSDRHEVSEGWRTLSWTQTREAALDVAAGLIALGVEPGQPVAIMATNRIEHVLADMGAVHAAAIPMSIYNTLSPDQVAYIADHSGTRHVIVESADHLARWSGALVDAPDTTVVVIDEAAMPEGDHFLSWSQLVAAGAALRRDRAGALEARAEAVTPSTPATILYTSGTTGNPKGVVLTHHNVLCEAQTTIEAAGLMGQRQVQISYLPLAHIAERVLGVYGPTLQGSHQYCIGDPAQLVATLGEVHPTAFFGVPRVWEKIQTGISAKLAADPNPDNVTLVQESMAAGLAWVQAQETGGTMTPEIEENYRKADEAILGFLKLLLGLDQARWCASASAPMPVETTKFMAGLGLRVYDVYGMTETCGAVTVNGPDHFRIGSVGVPTPGMEVMLADDGEILVRGPVNTPGYYRQDEATRQLIDSQGWLHTGDIGTQDEDGFFYVVDRKKELIITSAGKNIAPSNIENHLKESPLIGHAMAIGDNRPYVVAVLTLDGEVAPVVAERMGLEFTSLADLSAKAEIRALVQAAVDKANERLSRPEQVKAFALLAHEWTAESEELTPSLKLKRRVVHRKYADVVDELYAEGDRGGTGKESVPDAAVESSISE from the coding sequence ATGACGGACGTACTCACCGAGAGAGCGCGTGTCGAACGAATCCTGGGCGGACACACCCTGGTCGACCACCTGGCCTCCACCGCCTCGCAGTTCCCCGACGAACCCGCCTACTCCGACCGGCACGAGGTCAGCGAGGGCTGGCGGACGCTCTCGTGGACCCAGACCCGCGAAGCTGCCCTCGACGTGGCCGCCGGTCTCATCGCACTGGGGGTCGAGCCCGGCCAGCCCGTGGCGATCATGGCGACCAACCGCATCGAGCACGTGCTCGCCGACATGGGCGCGGTGCACGCCGCCGCCATCCCGATGTCGATCTACAACACCCTCTCCCCCGACCAGGTGGCCTACATCGCCGACCACTCGGGCACCCGTCACGTCATCGTCGAGAGCGCCGACCACCTCGCCCGCTGGTCCGGGGCGCTGGTCGACGCACCCGACACCACCGTGGTGGTCATCGACGAGGCGGCCATGCCCGAGGGCGACCACTTCCTCTCGTGGTCCCAGCTCGTGGCGGCCGGCGCCGCACTCCGCCGCGACCGCGCCGGAGCACTCGAGGCACGCGCCGAGGCCGTCACGCCCAGCACACCGGCCACGATCCTCTACACGTCGGGCACCACCGGAAACCCCAAGGGCGTGGTGCTGACCCACCACAACGTGCTGTGCGAGGCACAGACCACCATCGAGGCCGCCGGACTCATGGGGCAGCGCCAGGTCCAGATCAGCTACCTGCCGCTCGCCCACATCGCCGAACGCGTCCTGGGCGTCTACGGCCCCACTCTCCAGGGGAGCCACCAGTACTGCATCGGTGATCCGGCCCAGCTCGTCGCGACCCTGGGCGAGGTGCATCCCACGGCCTTCTTCGGCGTCCCGCGCGTGTGGGAGAAGATCCAGACCGGAATCTCGGCCAAGCTCGCCGCCGACCCCAACCCCGACAACGTCACGCTGGTGCAGGAGTCGATGGCAGCCGGCCTCGCCTGGGTGCAGGCGCAGGAGACCGGCGGCACCATGACGCCGGAGATCGAGGAGAACTACCGCAAGGCGGACGAGGCGATCCTGGGCTTCCTCAAGCTCCTCCTGGGGCTCGACCAGGCCCGCTGGTGCGCGTCGGCCTCCGCGCCGATGCCCGTCGAGACCACGAAGTTCATGGCAGGACTCGGCCTGCGGGTGTACGACGTCTACGGCATGACCGAGACCTGCGGGGCGGTGACGGTCAACGGTCCTGACCACTTCCGCATCGGCAGCGTCGGCGTCCCGACACCGGGCATGGAGGTCATGCTGGCCGACGACGGCGAGATCCTGGTCCGCGGCCCGGTCAACACGCCGGGCTACTACCGCCAGGACGAGGCGACACGGCAGCTGATCGACTCCCAGGGGTGGCTGCACACCGGCGACATCGGCACCCAGGACGAGGACGGCTTCTTCTACGTCGTCGACCGCAAGAAGGAGCTGATCATCACCTCGGCGGGCAAGAACATCGCGCCCTCCAACATCGAGAACCATCTCAAGGAGTCGCCGTTGATCGGCCACGCCATGGCGATCGGGGACAACCGCCCCTACGTGGTGGCCGTGCTGACGCTCGACGGCGAGGTCGCCCCGGTCGTCGCGGAGCGGATGGGCCTGGAGTTCACCTCCCTGGCCGACCTGTCGGCCAAGGCCGAGATCCGTGCCCTCGTCCAGGCCGCTGTCGACAAGGCCAACGAACGCCTCTCGCGCCCCGAGCAGGTCAAGGCCTTCGCCCTCCTGGCCCACGAGTGGACCGCCGAGTCCGAGGAGCTCACCCCTTCGCTCAAGCTGAAGCGCCGGGTCGTGCACCGCAAGTACGCGGACGTGGTGGACGAGCTCTACGCCGAGGGCGATCGAGGCGGCACCGGCAAGGAGAGCGTCCCCGACGCCGCAGTCGAGTCCTCGATAAGCGAGTAA
- a CDS encoding SDR family NAD(P)-dependent oxidoreductase gives MPRTSPGRDRPVAVITGGSGAIGTALAHRLDEAGWSVVCIDLGADQGPDDPTFLACDITDDAAVRSTFAAVEQRYGRLDLLVNNAGISAIGRFTDHDVTTHAKVMAVNYLGAVSCTQAALPALTRSHGRVVVTSSVTGFAPVLGRPAYVAAKHAVTGLFTALRPELAASGVGVTLVHPTFVTGGMSEAAGRADGTERSTTGGEITPDDVARAIVDAVTRGTDQVFVGRSARAAWHLWRLAPRTYVRTMTRRLSQ, from the coding sequence GTGCCCAGGACAAGCCCTGGCAGGGACCGCCCGGTGGCGGTGATCACCGGAGGCTCCGGCGCCATCGGCACCGCTCTGGCCCACCGCCTCGACGAGGCCGGTTGGAGCGTCGTCTGCATCGACCTCGGTGCCGACCAAGGCCCTGACGACCCCACCTTCCTGGCGTGCGACATCACCGACGACGCGGCCGTACGCAGCACCTTCGCCGCCGTCGAACAGCGCTACGGCCGGCTCGACCTGCTGGTCAACAACGCCGGCATCTCTGCCATCGGGCGTTTCACCGACCACGACGTCACCACCCACGCGAAGGTGATGGCGGTCAACTACCTGGGCGCCGTCTCCTGCACCCAGGCGGCGCTGCCGGCCCTGACACGCAGTCACGGCAGGGTTGTCGTCACCAGCTCGGTCACCGGGTTCGCCCCGGTGCTCGGCAGGCCGGCGTACGTCGCCGCGAAGCACGCAGTGACCGGCCTCTTCACGGCCCTGCGGCCCGAGCTCGCCGCCTCGGGCGTCGGCGTGACGCTCGTGCACCCGACGTTCGTCACCGGCGGGATGTCCGAGGCCGCCGGGCGTGCCGACGGGACCGAGCGCAGCACCACCGGGGGCGAGATCACGCCCGACGACGTCGCCCGCGCGATCGTCGACGCCGTCACCCGCGGGACCGACCAGGTGTTCGTCGGGCGCTCTGCCCGCGCCGCGTGGCACCTGTGGCGGCTCGCACCCCGCACCTACGTCCGCACCATGACCAGGAGGTTGTCCCAGTGA
- a CDS encoding flavin-containing monooxygenase, which translates to MSPTDQLTWAVIGAGPTGLAAARALQRHELPWAGYEAASGVGGLWDISSPRSTVYESAHLISSRTTTEFAEFPMETSVADYPDHRALKRYFDAYADHFGLRTGFAFDTEVTRVEPSGTEWLVTSTGPEGTTTRRHAGVLIANGTLAEPAVPTFEGSFDGEVLHTSRYKSARTFADQRVLIIGAGNSGCDIAVDAVHHAASVDLSVRRGYYFVPKYMLGKPSDTLNQGKPMPRRIKQALDSRLLRLFTGDPVKFGFPKPDYKIYESHPVVNSLVLHHVGHGDIDVRGDVARFEGHDVLFKDGTRGTYDTVVLATGYHLHYPFVDPAHLNWTGPGSGTSPDLHLNIFPGVRGHEATRNLFVLGMVEASGLGWQGRYEQAELVAGYLAARGEAPERAEALDAAIAGPRPDLTAGYRYLGLERMSYYVNKDAYRTAVREASAALRTEVTA; encoded by the coding sequence GTGAGCCCCACCGACCAGTTGACCTGGGCCGTCATCGGCGCCGGTCCCACCGGCCTCGCCGCGGCCCGTGCCCTCCAACGGCACGAGCTGCCGTGGGCAGGCTACGAGGCCGCCAGCGGCGTCGGAGGGCTCTGGGACATCTCCTCCCCACGCAGCACGGTCTACGAGTCGGCCCACCTGATCTCGTCGCGCACGACCACGGAGTTCGCCGAGTTCCCGATGGAGACCTCGGTCGCGGACTACCCCGACCACCGCGCCCTCAAGCGCTACTTCGACGCCTACGCCGACCACTTCGGCCTGCGTACGGGCTTCGCCTTCGACACCGAGGTGACACGGGTCGAGCCCTCGGGCACCGAGTGGCTGGTCACCAGCACCGGGCCGGAGGGCACGACCACCCGCCGCCATGCCGGCGTGCTGATCGCCAACGGCACGCTCGCCGAGCCCGCCGTGCCGACCTTCGAGGGCAGCTTCGACGGCGAGGTGCTGCACACGAGCCGCTACAAGAGTGCGCGCACCTTCGCCGACCAGCGGGTCCTGATCATCGGGGCCGGCAACTCCGGCTGCGACATCGCGGTCGACGCCGTGCACCACGCCGCCTCGGTCGACCTGAGCGTGCGGCGCGGCTACTACTTCGTGCCCAAGTACATGCTCGGCAAGCCGTCCGACACCCTCAACCAGGGCAAGCCGATGCCCCGGCGCATCAAGCAGGCCCTCGACAGCCGGTTGCTCCGACTCTTCACCGGCGACCCGGTGAAGTTCGGCTTCCCGAAGCCGGACTACAAGATCTACGAGTCGCACCCGGTGGTGAACTCCCTCGTCCTGCACCACGTCGGCCACGGCGACATCGACGTACGCGGTGACGTGGCGCGCTTCGAGGGCCACGACGTGCTCTTCAAGGACGGCACCCGCGGCACCTACGACACCGTGGTGCTGGCCACCGGCTACCACCTGCACTACCCGTTCGTGGACCCCGCGCACCTCAACTGGACCGGTCCCGGGAGCGGCACCTCCCCCGACCTGCACCTCAACATCTTCCCGGGCGTACGAGGCCACGAGGCCACCCGCAACCTCTTCGTCCTCGGCATGGTCGAGGCCTCGGGCCTCGGCTGGCAGGGGCGCTACGAACAGGCCGAGCTGGTCGCCGGCTACCTCGCCGCCCGCGGTGAGGCACCCGAGCGGGCCGAGGCCCTCGACGCCGCCATCGCAGGGCCACGTCCCGACCTGACGGCCGGCTACCGCTACCTGGGGCTCGAGCGGATGAGCTACTACGTCAACAAGGACGCCTACCGCACCGCCGTGCGCGAGGCGTCCGCAGCGCTGCGGACGGAGGTCACCGCATGA
- a CDS encoding bile acid:sodium symporter family protein encodes MMLLAADDVDGIRIAFEEGSLTTLKIVIGAILFGIALDTKVEDFKLALRRPGTIAIGVVAQFLLLPALTFLLTLLLDVRGSVALGMILVACCPPGNVSNILTHRARGDVALSVSMTAVGNVLAIFLMPLNVAFWGALHPTGRKVLEDIELSAFDMLVEVGLVIGVPFVAGITIAHFWPRFAQRAGRLVGPVAFLGLGAVIVVGVANNWSIFVDHIGVVLVAVFLHDALALALGWAIARMTRLPEASTKAMTFEVGIRNAGLGLLLVFTYFDGLGGMALVAAWWGIWDIIAGLALAQWWGVRSRTKVEVVA; translated from the coding sequence ATGATGCTCCTGGCAGCCGACGACGTCGACGGCATCCGGATCGCCTTCGAGGAGGGGTCGCTGACGACCCTCAAGATCGTGATCGGCGCGATCCTCTTCGGCATCGCGCTCGACACCAAGGTCGAGGACTTCAAGCTCGCGCTCAGGCGCCCCGGCACGATCGCCATCGGCGTGGTGGCGCAGTTCCTGCTGCTCCCGGCGCTGACGTTCCTGCTGACGCTGCTGCTCGACGTCCGGGGCTCCGTGGCGCTCGGCATGATCCTGGTGGCGTGCTGCCCGCCCGGCAACGTCTCCAACATCCTCACGCACCGCGCCCGCGGCGACGTGGCACTGTCAGTCTCGATGACGGCCGTCGGCAACGTGCTGGCGATCTTCCTGATGCCCCTCAACGTGGCCTTCTGGGGCGCACTGCACCCGACCGGGCGCAAGGTGCTCGAGGACATCGAGCTCTCCGCCTTCGACATGCTCGTCGAGGTCGGGCTGGTCATCGGCGTCCCCTTCGTCGCCGGCATCACGATCGCCCACTTCTGGCCGCGCTTCGCGCAGCGGGCCGGCCGCCTCGTGGGTCCGGTCGCCTTCCTCGGCCTGGGAGCGGTGATCGTCGTGGGCGTCGCCAACAACTGGTCGATCTTCGTCGACCACATCGGGGTCGTCCTGGTCGCCGTTTTCCTCCACGACGCACTGGCGCTGGCGCTCGGGTGGGCCATTGCCCGAATGACGCGCCTGCCCGAGGCGAGCACCAAGGCGATGACGTTCGAGGTCGGCATCCGCAACGCCGGCCTCGGTCTGCTGCTCGTCTTCACCTACTTCGACGGCCTCGGCGGCATGGCGCTCGTGGCGGCCTGGTGGGGCATCTGGGACATCATCGCGGGACTCGCGCTCGCCCAGTGGTGGGGCGTCCGCAGCCGCACGAAGGTCGAGGTCGTCGCATGA
- a CDS encoding SDR family oxidoreductase, translating into MSLTVLVTGGSGFLGTSVVRGLARRGHAVLSADLRHRGEAPAGVEQLTMDVTDADAVEAAFAHHDVDVVVHLASIVTPGQDSDVDLEYAVDVTGTRHVLDACLRHGVRRVVVSSSGAAYGYHPDNGAAHGGWLTEDDPVRGNHEFVYSRHKRLVEEMLAELRTTHPELEQVVLRIGTILGESVDNQITALFEKQRLLKIRGAESPFVFIWDTDVVGAIERAVTGEVTGIFNVAGDGALTIDEIAARLGRGTIAVPEPLMKVVLGVGRRLGVSRYGPEQTVFLAHRPVLDNTRLRTVLGYVPEKSSAEAFDAWRVARGL; encoded by the coding sequence ATGAGCCTCACGGTGCTGGTGACCGGCGGCAGCGGCTTCCTCGGCACCTCCGTGGTCCGCGGTCTCGCCAGGCGCGGCCACGCCGTGCTCTCGGCGGACCTGCGCCACCGCGGCGAGGCGCCGGCCGGTGTCGAGCAGCTGACGATGGACGTCACGGACGCGGACGCCGTCGAGGCGGCGTTCGCCCACCACGACGTCGACGTCGTCGTCCACCTGGCCTCCATCGTGACGCCGGGCCAGGACTCGGACGTCGACCTGGAGTACGCGGTCGACGTCACCGGCACCCGCCACGTGCTCGACGCCTGCCTGCGCCACGGCGTACGCCGCGTGGTCGTCTCGTCGTCGGGTGCGGCGTACGGCTACCACCCCGACAACGGCGCCGCCCACGGCGGCTGGCTCACCGAGGACGACCCGGTCCGGGGCAACCACGAGTTCGTCTACAGCCGCCACAAGCGGCTCGTCGAGGAGATGCTGGCCGAGCTGCGCACCACCCACCCCGAGCTGGAGCAGGTCGTCCTGCGCATCGGCACGATCCTCGGCGAGTCGGTCGACAACCAGATCACCGCGCTCTTCGAGAAGCAGCGGTTGCTCAAGATCCGCGGGGCCGAGTCACCCTTCGTCTTCATCTGGGACACCGACGTGGTCGGCGCGATCGAGCGGGCCGTCACGGGCGAGGTGACCGGCATCTTCAACGTGGCCGGCGACGGAGCCCTGACGATCGACGAGATCGCCGCCCGTCTGGGCCGCGGCACGATCGCCGTTCCCGAGCCGCTCATGAAGGTCGTGCTGGGCGTCGGTCGGCGCCTCGGGGTGAGCCGCTACGGCCCGGAGCAGACCGTCTTCCTGGCCCACCGTCCGGTGCTCGACAACACCCGCCTCCGCACGGTCCTGGGCTACGTGCCGGAGAAGTCCAGCGCCGAGGCGTTCGACGCCTGGCGAGTGGCGCGGGGCCTCTGA
- the guaA gene encoding glutamine-hydrolyzing GMP synthase, protein MTAPEHDLVLVVDFGAQYAQLIARRVREARVYSEIVPHGTTVEDMLARNPAAIILSGGPSSVYAAGAPALDPALFASGVPVFGMCYGFQLMAQGLGGEVASTGTREYGRTPVTISQPGTLLAELPVQHNVWMSHGDTVTQAPTGFSVLASTEVTPVAAFEDLERRMAGVQWHPEVLHSEHGQRVLEHFLHDIAGCRQTWTMLNVVEEQVEKIREQVGEGRAICALSGGVDSAVAAALVQRAIGDRLTCVYVDHGMMRQGETEQVRRDFEEVFDSLDVVDAEEQFLTALAGVTEPETKRKIIGHEFIRTFEAAQVRVFGDAVTEGEGEATAYLVQGTLYPDVVESGGGAGTSTIKSHHNVGGLPDDLNFALVEPLRALFKDEVRAVGEQLGLPERMVWRQPFPGPGLGIRIIGEVTKDRLDTLRQADAIAREELTKAGLDREIWQMPVVLLAEVRSVGVQGDGRTYGHPVVLRPVTSEDAMTADWARLPYEVMEKISTRITNEVAEINRVTIDITSKPPGTIEWE, encoded by the coding sequence ATGACTGCGCCTGAACACGATCTTGTCCTGGTGGTCGACTTCGGGGCGCAGTACGCCCAGCTGATCGCCCGTCGCGTCCGCGAGGCCAGGGTCTACTCCGAGATCGTGCCGCACGGCACGACCGTCGAGGACATGCTGGCTCGCAACCCCGCCGCGATCATCCTGTCGGGTGGTCCCTCCAGCGTCTACGCAGCGGGTGCCCCGGCCCTCGACCCGGCCCTCTTCGCCTCGGGCGTGCCGGTCTTCGGCATGTGCTACGGCTTCCAGCTCATGGCCCAGGGCCTCGGCGGCGAGGTCGCCTCGACCGGGACGCGCGAGTACGGACGTACGCCCGTGACGATCAGCCAGCCCGGCACCCTGCTCGCCGAGCTGCCCGTCCAGCACAACGTGTGGATGAGCCACGGTGACACCGTCACCCAGGCGCCCACCGGCTTCTCCGTCCTGGCGTCGACGGAGGTCACCCCGGTGGCCGCCTTCGAAGACCTCGAGCGCCGCATGGCAGGCGTGCAGTGGCACCCCGAGGTCCTGCACTCCGAGCACGGCCAGCGCGTGCTGGAGCACTTCCTCCACGACATCGCGGGCTGTCGCCAGACCTGGACGATGCTCAACGTCGTCGAGGAGCAGGTCGAGAAGATCCGCGAGCAGGTCGGTGAGGGCCGCGCCATCTGCGCGCTCTCGGGCGGCGTGGACTCCGCGGTGGCCGCGGCCCTGGTGCAGCGCGCGATCGGTGACCGCCTCACCTGCGTCTACGTCGACCACGGGATGATGCGCCAGGGCGAGACCGAGCAGGTCCGCCGCGACTTCGAGGAGGTCTTCGACTCCCTCGACGTGGTCGACGCCGAGGAGCAGTTCCTCACCGCACTGGCGGGGGTCACCGAGCCGGAGACCAAGCGCAAGATCATCGGCCACGAGTTCATCCGGACCTTCGAGGCCGCCCAGGTGCGTGTCTTCGGCGACGCTGTGACGGAGGGGGAGGGCGAGGCCACTGCCTACCTGGTGCAGGGCACCCTCTACCCCGACGTCGTCGAGTCCGGTGGTGGCGCCGGCACCTCCACGATCAAGTCGCACCACAACGTCGGCGGACTCCCCGACGACCTCAACTTCGCGCTCGTCGAGCCGCTGCGTGCCCTCTTCAAGGACGAGGTACGTGCGGTCGGTGAGCAGCTGGGCCTGCCCGAGCGCATGGTGTGGCGCCAGCCGTTCCCCGGCCCCGGCCTGGGCATCCGGATCATCGGCGAGGTCACCAAGGACCGTCTCGACACGCTCCGTCAGGCCGACGCCATCGCACGCGAGGAGCTGACCAAGGCCGGCCTCGACCGTGAGATCTGGCAGATGCCGGTCGTGCTGCTGGCCGAGGTCCGCTCGGTCGGCGTCCAGGGCGACGGACGTACCTACGGCCACCCTGTCGTGCTGCGCCCGGTCACCTCCGAGGACGCCATGACCGCCGACTGGGCGCGCCTCCCCTACGAGGTCATGGAGAAGATCTCCACCCGGATCACCAACGAGGTCGCGGAGATCAACCGCGTCACCATCGACATCACCTCGAAGCCCCCGGGCACGATCGAGTGGGAGTGA